CCCCATGAAGAGCGGACTGCCGGAGCTCCTGGATTATCTGAAAAAAAATGACTATAGAATTACTGTTGCGACATCCAGTGAGCATGAGGTTGCTCGGTATAATTTCAGGAGGGCAGGCATTTCAGATTTTTTTGATCAGATCGTTTGCGGTGATATAATTGAGCATGGGAAACCTGCACCGGATATCTATTTGAGAGCAAGTGAAATTATTGGGATTCCGCCGGAGGAGTGTCTGGCCTTAGAGGATTCTCCCATGGGAATTTTAGCAGCCTACAGGGCGGGATTAAAACCAGTTATGATTCCGGACTTGAAGCAGCCTGATGAGGAGACAACGAAACTGCTCTACGCAAAGCTCACTTCATTACAGGATGTGATCCAGCTGCTGATGAAGGAAAACGAGAGGATATAGAGATTTATCCTGGGATAGAAAATTCGATAAAAATGGAAAAGCTAAGGTCAGGGCCTTAGCTTTTTTATAAACAGATTTTGATCAGTTTTCTGCGACCGGTATAACATAAAGATACAGAAAGACATCATCGATTCTTAGACATTTTCTGAAAGACGCCTTCCAGCGCAAAATAGCATTCATCAAAAAGTTCTTTGACCGGAGCATATCTTTGAACGGATTGTTGGTCGGGTATATGTACGGAATCGATATTGATAAACCGGTCAATTGCTGTGAAATCGTTGAAGATACCGGCACCTACGCCGCCTGTTACTGCGGCACCCATGGAGCCTGCTTCTTCCAGCAGAGATGGTACGGTGATCTTTGCACCATAGATATCAGCCATAATCTGTCTCCAGACAGCACCCTTTGCGCCTCCGCCGATGACGAGGATTTCCTCTATGTCAACCTGGGTTCTGAGAACATCCAGGCAGATGGAGAGATTCATGGTGACGCCTTCCAATACGCTTCTTAAGATATCGCCCCGCGTATTCTCCGGTTTTAGACCGATCCATGCCCCTTTGGCATCTGGGTTCCAGCGCGGTGCACGCTCACCCAGCAAATAGGGCAGAAAGATGATTCCATTCGATCCGATCGGGCTTTGCTCAATCTGTTCGTTCATGAAATCGTAAGGGGAAGTACCGCTCTTTCTGGCATCATAAGACTCCATGGTACAGATGGTATTTTTCAGCCAGTTATAAGAACCACCAGCATACTGCATGGTGCCGTTGGGTGCATAGAGACCGGGTACAATGTGAGCCCAGGTGACAATTCTCATCTGATCATCGAAGATAGGCTTTTCCGACGTTGTTGTAATCCATGCAGAGGTACCCATACAATTGTAGGTCTTTCCCGGAGCGATGGAGCCGCAGCCGATATTGGCAGCGACACCGTCTCCTCCTCCCAGGACCACTGGGGTTCCGACGGCAAGTCCTGTGGCTTTTGCAGCATCTTGTGTGACGCCGCCTGCCACATAGGTAGAAGGTTTTAATTCTGGGAGCTTATCGGGATCAATCCCTGCGTATTCTAAAATCTCTTCAGACCATTTTAGTGTATTCAGATCAAAACAGCCATTGCTATTCCCATCGGAAGGCTCGGTATAAAACTTTCCGGTGAGGCGAAATACAATAAAATCCTTGGCATTTAAAGTCTTATATGTATTTTCGTAGATTTCCGGTTCGTTGTCCTTGACCCACATTAGCTTCTGGATGCCATAGGAAGCAGTGTTTCGATGGCCGACAATATGGTAAAAATCCCATTGACTAATATGGTTTTCGATCTGCGCAGCTTGCTTTTGCGCACGCTGATCAGCCCAGATCATGGAGGGTCTGAGGGGATTCCCTTGCTTATCGACGCAGAGGCAGCCCATCATTTGTCCGCTGAAGCTGATGGCTCCAATGTCTTTTGCATTAATTCCAGTGGACTCTATCAGCTTCCTGCTGGTATGGCATACCGCAGACCACCAATCTTCTGCATTTTGTTCCACCCAGGTGTCATTGAAATAGTGCGTATCATACGAATATACTTCGCTGCCGATCAACTGTCCTTCTGAGGAAAAAAGCGTGGCTTTATTTCCAGAGGTGCCCAGATCATGAGCTAATATATAAGTCGGCATATTTGATTCCTCCAGTATTATTTATTCTCGGGGAACACTGTGATTTCGAAAGTACTTCTGTCGCCACGGTATCTGGCCAGAGAATATTCTATAGGTTTGCCGAAGGTGTTATATCCAGTCGAAGCAAAATACTGAATGGGTTTTCCCTTTTTTATCTTCAGTAATGTTGCATCTTCCGAAGTCGCTTCCACTGCCTCAACGATACGTTCCACTCGAAAAACTGTCGTAGCAGGGGACTCACTTAAGATTCCGTAGAGTCGTTCCTGTTTCAAATCGTGATCCATTACGAAGGAGCATTCGCTGTAAGGAAGATATGTTTTGATGGTTACAATAGGCTCACCATCGGCTAAGCGTTTTCTATGAAGGTAAATGACAGATTCGTTTTCCTTGACCTCCAGGTGCTTTGCAACATCGTCCGCTGCAGGAACGACTTTGAATTCCAGCACCTCGGTGCTGGGCTCCATCCCTGAGCGAAGAATCTGATCGTTGAAGCTTTCAAGCTTCTTGATAAAATCCTGATTAATTTTTGGCAGGGAAACGAAAGTGCCCTTGCTCTTTACTCGGTACAACCAACCTTCTTGTACAAGTTCAGTAACAGCCTGACGAACGGTGGTGCGACTGATTTTAAAAGCATCACTGATTTCATTCTCAGTAGGAATAATATCTCCACTCTTATAAGTCCCATTCTGAATCTCAGAAAGGATAAGCTGTTTTAGCTGAAAATATAAAGGTATGGGTACAGATTTGTCTATGGATGATAATTTTGTAAGCATAGAATCCTCCCAAATTCAATAATATGATGATTTACGATATTGTAACATATCAGATTTATACTTACAATAATGTATTGTTAATAAGTATGATTATCGTTACATACCATGATTTGATCCTTTGTCTTAAATGACTGCAGAATGTAATCGAGCCATGGTTTCTATTAGAAGGTTATGATACCTTTTTTCAAAACTTCACGATTTAGCAGCTTTTCGTAGGCGTTGACAGATTCATCAAACTTAAAATAATCTGAGATGAAGTCCTTCACAACAAGCTTCCCTGAACGGACCCATTCGAGAACCTGATCATGGGCTGCACCTTCCTCGTCTTTTCGTGGCATCTGCTGGTAAACCACACTCCAGTTATAGGAAGCTTTGCTGAAATCGATGGTGATTTCTTCTTTTTCAGGAACGCCGTAGCAGAGCACTGTGCCTCTGTCGGCAATCAGTCCCATTGCCTGGTTTACCACAAGGGGAAGCCCCACCGCGTCCAAAACGAAGTTGACTCCGTCGGGATAAATAGAGCGAACCTCATTTTCGAAGTTTTGGGTTTTGCTGTTGATGGTTTTCGTAGCGCCGGCGTCCGCAGCCAACTTCAGCTTCTCATCAAAAATATCAATAACGATGATATCCTTTATACCGAGGAGGCTCAAGAATTTAATAAATGTAAGACCAACAGGACCTGCTCCGAAAATCACAATAGAATGCTCCGGTTTTATCCCAAAATAACGGATGTTGCTTAGTACTTCTCTGAATGTAATGAACATCACTGCATCCACAGGGTCCAGATCATCGGAAAGAGAGGTTTGGCCGTAAGCACATAAAGGAGCTTTTCCCTCATCGTATGCAAGGGGATCGTGTACTACCGCATACTCGCTTAAAGCACCCCAGCCGGAACCCAGATCTCCATATAGCTCCTTGTCGGGATCTACGAAGGGCAATAGTACTTTGTCTCCAAGTTTTAATCCCTTCACGTCGGCACCGATTTCCACTACTTCACCGACTCCTTCGTGGCCCAGCATGATAGGGTACATCGATTCAGGAAAGCCCTTGAATGTTCTATGTATGAGCTTAACATCTGTTCCGCACATGCCGCAGGCGAGGGTTTTGACAAGCGCTTGTTTTTCATTGATCTTGGGAATGGCGATTTCTTTAATTTCCAAGGTTCCATCACGATTCACGACTAATGATCTCATTTTCTTATTCCTCCTAATATGATTGTGTACTGAAGAGCAAGGCTGATGTAGATATGATGCTATGTAGTGACATAACAAATTATAACAGAGTAAAATTAAAAACACCAGCGATTTTTTTATAATTGATTTTGTTTTCCGTGCTGCCCTCAAAATGATTGGCGGGTTGAACCGATATGGGTATTGAAAAGGGGGGCGAATAAGGAATCAAAAGGAATTTGCACAAAAAATAAAAGAGGAATGAAAAAGGTATGCACGAGTCGTACATACCTTTAGATTGGAATAGTGCAATTATTTAATAATTATTTCGTGACTATTTTTGTAAGCTTCTGCTACTGCACCCAGGAAATCCCCGTGAGAATCTCTCAGTGACATGGTTGCTCCTGATACTACATCGGCTAAGTCTGCTTTTTCAGCTGCAGTGAGTTTGTTGTATTTTGCAAGGTCATCAGCGTTGGTGGTATCTGCTTTGATTGGTCTGCCGGCAGTTGTGGTATACTTTGCAAACCATGCTTCTAATTCAGCGACGGTCTTTCCTTTGAAGAAATTCTGATAGAAGTCCATCTGCTTGTACCATTCATTGGCCGGATTCATGTGATAAGAATCGCCGCGCTGTCTTTTGGTTACCCATGCATTCACTTCAGCAGCTGCGGATTCCTTTGTATTTACAGAAACACCCGTAATCTTTCCTGTTTCATGTTCGGCAATGTTATAGCCCTCTTTGTCAGGCCAGCCAGAGAAATGAGGCATTGATGCACCATCGTAGTTCGGAGTTGCGACTTCGTAGCCATCAATAAATACATCGATGATTCTGCCCTGAGAATCGAAGGTTGCTCTTGCCATTGCGATGTTAAAGCTGTATACAGGAACTCCGCTTTCATCTGCGCCAGGGCCGTTTCTGAATGCAACTTTATAACCCATCCCTTCAGATACTTTGGCACCGCTTGTAGCTGGAGCGGTGCTGCCCGCAGCTGGAGAGGTGCTGCCTGTGGAAGTGGTAGTTCCTGCTGCCACTGCAACTTTCTGTCCCACGTAAATCAGGTTTTTGTTCTGAATCTGTGGGTTCAGAGCAAGCAGCTGATCCAGCGTAGTGTTGTGCTTGGCAGCAATCTTTGCCAGGGTGTCACCGCTTACGACTACATAAACGCCTGTTCCTGCAGGGACGCTGACTGTAGTGGTTCCTGATTTGGCAGGAGTTGCAGGAGCTGTCGGTTTTGCCGGTGCTGGGGTTTGCGTTGGCTCTTCGGTCCATGCAGTTGCGGCAGAGACCGCATCCGTATCATCGGAGAAGGCCGGTGCAACTGCAAATGAGGTTAGAACCAGCAGCATTACCAGAAAATGTACGAGGAATTTTTTCAATTTGGTACCTCCTTCTTTCTATTTGGGGCGCAAAAACTCTTGTAAATACATGGAAGTCGATTGCCCCAAAACAATAGTTTACCGGAGGATTATACCAATGGGGAAGGCTGTTTAAACAGGTGTATTAAAATTTATTTTCAGCCTCTGTTTTTTATCTCTTTTTATGAGTCACAGGGAATTGACAGACGATGAGGTGAATGATATAATGTAATGACAAAGTAATAATACTAAGTAACAATGCAAGATATCAAGAACGATAAACGATATAAAATATCAATTGAGATTAAAGGAGGCATAGCACTATGGCAAATAATCTTAAGACCACAACAATGGCTTGGGGGTCACCGGGGCGATATATTCAGGGACCCGGCGAGCTGATGAATCTTCCCAAGTATACGTCGAAGTATGGGGAAAACGTATTCGTTATTATTGACCAGTTCTTTTTTTATGATTTGACACTGAGATTGTCAAAGCTTTATGAAGGACGTACAGGTAAATTTGAAACTTCCATTTTTAACACCGAGGTTTCAGAAGAGCAGATTGCAGCCACATCTGCAGCCGCGGAAAAGATTTCACCAAGCGTCATTGTCGGAATTGGCGGCGGCAAGACGCTGGATACGGCTAAGGCGGTCGCGGACGATCTAAAGGTTCCGGTCATCATCATCCCAACATCGGCGTCTACGGATGCACCTACCAGTGCATTATCCGTGATTTATAAGTCTGATGGAGAGCATTCTCATGCACGCCACTATATTAAGAGCCCTGACATTGTCTTGATCGACAGCAAAATTATTGCAGAGGCTCCTGTCAGATTTCTCGTATCGGGAATGGGGGATGCACTGGCGACAGTCTTTGAGGCTAAGGCCAACGCAGCGTCGGACAGCGCAAATTACATAGCAGGAGAGTCGGGTTCCTTTAGAAGAACTAAAACTGCAATGGTAATCGCTCAGGCTTGTTACGATTACTTGATGGCGAACGGTTTGAAAGCAAAAATTGCAGCGGAAAAGCACTGCGTTACGGAAGCGTTGGAGACAATTATTGAAGTCAATACCTTAATGAGCGGACTTGGATTTGAAAACACAGGATGTGCAGCAGCACACTCTGTTTGTGAGGGAATTACGACGGTGCCTGATGCAGGAAAAATGCTTCATGGGGAGCAGGTGGCCTTCGGAACCGTATGCCAGCTTGTTGCAGAAAATGCGCCGAAGGAATTAATTGATGAGGTGATGGGCTTCTGTATCAGCGTTGGTCTTCCTATCACCTTGGAAGATGTAAAAGTCAATCCTACGGAAGAAAATGTAAGGATCATTGCGGAATCTTCCATTAAGAATTCCTACTGGGCAGCGCAGCCGGCACCGGTAACGGTGGAATCGGTAATGGATATTATCTTTGCCGCAGATGCACTGGGACACTATTATTACAAGCAAGCAGTATAAAATCTTACTTTTTTCCTTCTCCTACCCATCGGTTGTCAAAGTTGTGACTCGTCTGAGGCAGCTGGCTTTGTCAGCCGAGTGGGAACATTGATGCAAAAAGAACAGCCATCGTTCAAAAACTCTGAATATGGCTGTTCTTTTATATTAGATTAGCGCAAATTATGGAGGCGCGGTTACTACTGATTTACAATAAAAGGACAAGGCTTCGATTCCAGTACATCGATCAAATTTTGAACGGAGAGTACTGCCATGTTTTCCATTGCTTCTGCGGTATGTGCCCCCGTATGGGGTGTAGCAACCACTTCATATAAGGAAAAGAGCGGAGACTCTGTGGGAGGCTCAATTTCGAAGGCATCCAGTGCCAAACCCCCGAGCCTTCCTGCTTTTAATGCATCGTATGCGGCATCTTCGTCGATTAGTCCGCCCCGGGAGGTATTGACCAGGATTGCTGTGGGTCTCATCTTTGCAATGGCCGAAGCACTGATCATATGGTGGGTGGAAGCCATAAGGGGGAGATGAAGACTGATTACATCTGCCTGCATGATCACCTCATCAAAACTTGCCGAAGTGATCCCGTTCTCTTCACAGTACGCTGCGTTGATATAGGGATCATAGGCAATGACCTCCATATCAAATCCCTTGGCACAGCGGGCAACCACTTTGCCGATGGCACCAAGCCCCATAATGCCGATGGTTTTCCCCTTTAATTCTATTCCTGTGGAGCGGATCCAACCGCCTCCGCAGAGGTTGGTATGCAGATAGGGAATTTTTCTGGCGACGGATAGGGCCAGACCAAAGGCAAGCTCCCCCACCGCTTCAGCGTTCACGCCGGGGGTATTGGTGACAGGAATGTTTAAGGACTTGGCGGCTGCAATGTCAACCCGGTCATACCCCGCGCCATAGCGCGAAACAACCTTCAGGCGGGTGCAGGATTTCAGAACATTTTCTGTAACGAAGTCCAAACCTGCAATATAACCATCACAGTCTGCTAATAGCGGAATCAACTCATCTTCACTCAGCGGCTTTCCTGTTGTGTTAAAGATCAAATCCTCGGAAAAAGCTTTCAGTGTTTCTAACGCCTTTGAGCCTTTTCCAGGCTGCAGAGAGGTGGGCGTGACTAATATCTTCATGTCGATACTCCTCCTTTTGGACGGGCAGTGGGTAATACTTGTGTCAAAGCGAAGGCTTCAACTCAAATGGCTTATCCTTGCACCAAAGCAACAGCTTCCGCTGTCAATCGGGTAATCTCCTGAAAATCGCCTGAGTTAATGAGGGCCTCGTTTACCATCCAGCTCCCGCCGCAGGCGATGATTTTCCTCGAGGCAAGAAAGGTCAAGATGTTATTCTGATTGATTCCGCCCGTAGGCATAAATCGAACAGAAGGGAAGGGCGCGGCCAGGGCATGAATGGTGTCAAGCCCGCCGTATTGCTTCGCCGGAAAGAACTTCATGACCGGCAGGTTATACTCAAGGGCCATCATAAGCTCAGTAGGCGTGCAGATTCCTGGAAATATTAATCGGTTCTCGCGGAGTGTATAGTCGGTGACCTTTGAGCTGAAACCAGGGGATACGATGAACCTGGCACCAGCGTCAATTGCCCTCTCGGCCTGCTCATGGTTTATTACCGTGCCTGCACCGATAAGCATATCTGGAAATTCCCTTGTGATCCTGCGGATGGATTCCTCAGCGGCATCCGTTCGGAAGGTAATTTCCGCAACAGGAAGCCCACCAGCACAAAGCGCTTCCGCCAGCGGCAGGGCGTCGGAGGCTTTATCGAGCTTAACAACTGGAACAATTTTCATTAATTCAACTTCTTTTAAAATGTGATCGAAATTCATAAGATGCCCTCCTTGACTTGTAATCTGAAAAAAAGGGTGTGTTACTGCTGTCGGACGTTATGTCGTCGATTCTTCCCTGGAAATTTAAATTTTTAGACAGCCAGAGCGCGGACACAGTTTTCATAGAAGAACTGATGGATGTGCTGTTCCTCTATGCCGGAATTTTGCATCAGAGGAAGGAAGGTTTTCAATATGTAGTCCAAGCCTACAGCATCCGGGGTATAGGATCTAAGCCGGTCTCTGGTTGTGTCCAGGGAACAGAGCAGCTGTTCCTGATATCCTTCTGCAATGAGCGCTTTCATTAATTCGATCTCGTACTCATCGCTGTGATACTTGAAGCGCCCGATGGTGTCAAACTCTGCAAAAACACCTGCGGCTACGGTTTCTTTTATGGTATTAACCTCGCAGGTACGGTCCATGTGGCAGAAAATCAGTTTGTTTGCAGGAACCCTCCGTGCAGTAAGATACTCAAGCAGATCAAGCGGATTGCTTCCCTGCTCAATGTGAACCATGATTGGAGCCCCGGTGGAAGCGAAGGCTTCGGCGGCAGCATTAAAAAGATGCTGATACCTGCCGGTCAGTCCCTCTTTGTCAAGAGAGGTCTTAATGATTCCTGCTTTTAAGGAACAGTATTCTTTTGGATCATTTGTATCACAGTCAGTAAACATGCCATTTTCAAGTTCGTGAATATAAAGATCTGCCAGCTTCTTTTCTGAATACCGGCATATCCAGTGATCTTCCGGGTAGAATTGGAGCTTATGGAAACCGGTGGAGCAAAGGATGTTAACGCAAGTTTCTTCTGACAAGCTTCCAAGCGCTCTCTCCATACGATTGCATCCCACAGGCTGGGCATCGACGATAGATCGGCCTCCTGCAGCCACGTAGTGAAGCAATTCCTTTCTGCTTTTTTCCGGATCATCAATGCAAAGTGCCGGGTTCACCTCAAAGGATACGCCTTTGCTGATCATCAGGTGCTCATGACATTGGCAAAAGCCCAGTTGATTTGGGGGGATTTCTCCGGTCACTGTTCTGATAATGGGCATAGCATCTCCTTCTTTCTTTTTTACCAGTTGGGATTATCTGTAATAATTGATTTCCCGCCTTGATCCAGGATCATCTTGTGAAAGCCTTTCTCCTCGATGGTCCCGTAATCATGGCCCGCATCGGCAGCAAATGCAAAAAAGAGGACGAGAGGTTCCGTTCCAGTGTTTACAGTCCTGTGTGCAAATCTCCTTGGCACATACAGTGCAGCTCCTTCCGTAAGTGGCTCTTCCCGAGTTTCTCCTTCCGGGTTTTCCATCACCATGTAGCCTTGGCCGGAAAGGGTATAATATACTTCGGCCGTTTCCAAAACTGTATGAAAATGGCCCTTTGTCATAAAGTACTCCGCTCCTACCTTGCCGGGATAAATGATTGTGGTACCGAACAGAAGGTCTCCGGCTCTTTCAGGACACCCTAGTTCGTAAAATTCATAGATGAGAGGATCTTCAGAAGCAAGAATCCGCTCCGCGGCTTCTTGATCGGCAAACACTGTTTTCATATTTGATAAATAACGCTTCGTAGTGGAAGCGGTTTTGGATCGACCGGTTTGCTTGTCGAAATCTACAAGAAAGCTTTGATCCCAGTCAAATTGATTCATAATATTTCCTCCTATTGTCGTTCGTGGTGGGATGTTTTTATGATTTTGCGATCTGACTCAAATGGTCGAGCAGGTCACCTTTTATTT
This genomic window from Clostridiales bacterium contains:
- a CDS encoding HAD family phosphatase; amino-acid sequence: MIKGIVFDMDGLMFDTERLAKEAWTHAGTELGLSITQEMVIKTLGLNNDDTDRVLMEELGEAFDIMAARKIRTEYVVRSIEENGIPMKSGLPELLDYLKKNDYRITVATSSEHEVARYNFRRAGISDFFDQIVCGDIIEHGKPAPDIYLRASEIIGIPPEECLALEDSPMGILAAYRAGLKPVMIPDLKQPDEETTKLLYAKLTSLQDVIQLLMKENERI
- the xylB gene encoding xylulokinase codes for the protein MPTYILAHDLGTSGNKATLFSSEGQLIGSEVYSYDTHYFNDTWVEQNAEDWWSAVCHTSRKLIESTGINAKDIGAISFSGQMMGCLCVDKQGNPLRPSMIWADQRAQKQAAQIENHISQWDFYHIVGHRNTASYGIQKLMWVKDNEPEIYENTYKTLNAKDFIVFRLTGKFYTEPSDGNSNGCFDLNTLKWSEEILEYAGIDPDKLPELKPSTYVAGGVTQDAAKATGLAVGTPVVLGGGDGVAANIGCGSIAPGKTYNCMGTSAWITTTSEKPIFDDQMRIVTWAHIVPGLYAPNGTMQYAGGSYNWLKNTICTMESYDARKSGTSPYDFMNEQIEQSPIGSNGIIFLPYLLGERAPRWNPDAKGAWIGLKPENTRGDILRSVLEGVTMNLSICLDVLRTQVDIEEILVIGGGAKGAVWRQIMADIYGAKITVPSLLEEAGSMGAAVTGGVGAGIFNDFTAIDRFINIDSVHIPDQQSVQRYAPVKELFDECYFALEGVFQKMSKNR
- a CDS encoding GntR family transcriptional regulator, which produces MLTKLSSIDKSVPIPLYFQLKQLILSEIQNGTYKSGDIIPTENEISDAFKISRTTVRQAVTELVQEGWLYRVKSKGTFVSLPKINQDFIKKLESFNDQILRSGMEPSTEVLEFKVVPAADDVAKHLEVKENESVIYLHRKRLADGEPIVTIKTYLPYSECSFVMDHDLKQERLYGILSESPATTVFRVERIVEAVEATSEDATLLKIKKGKPIQYFASTGYNTFGKPIEYSLARYRGDRSTFEITVFPENK
- a CDS encoding zinc-binding dehydrogenase, with product MRSLVVNRDGTLEIKEIAIPKINEKQALVKTLACGMCGTDVKLIHRTFKGFPESMYPIMLGHEGVGEVVEIGADVKGLKLGDKVLLPFVDPDKELYGDLGSGWGALSEYAVVHDPLAYDEGKAPLCAYGQTSLSDDLDPVDAVMFITFREVLSNIRYFGIKPEHSIVIFGAGPVGLTFIKFLSLLGIKDIIVIDIFDEKLKLAADAGATKTINSKTQNFENEVRSIYPDGVNFVLDAVGLPLVVNQAMGLIADRGTVLCYGVPEKEEITIDFSKASYNWSVVYQQMPRKDEEGAAHDQVLEWVRSGKLVVKDFISDYFKFDESVNAYEKLLNREVLKKGIITF
- a CDS encoding LysM peptidoglycan-binding domain-containing protein, producing the protein MKKFLVHFLVMLLVLTSFAVAPAFSDDTDAVSAATAWTEEPTQTPAPAKPTAPATPAKSGTTTVSVPAGTGVYVVVSGDTLAKIAAKHNTTLDQLLALNPQIQNKNLIYVGQKVAVAAGTTTSTGSTSPAAGSTAPATSGAKVSEGMGYKVAFRNGPGADESGVPVYSFNIAMARATFDSQGRIIDVFIDGYEVATPNYDGASMPHFSGWPDKEGYNIAEHETGKITGVSVNTKESAAAEVNAWVTKRQRGDSYHMNPANEWYKQMDFYQNFFKGKTVAELEAWFAKYTTTAGRPIKADTTNADDLAKYNKLTAAEKADLADVVSGATMSLRDSHGDFLGAVAEAYKNSHEIIIK
- a CDS encoding glycerol dehydrogenase gives rise to the protein MANNLKTTTMAWGSPGRYIQGPGELMNLPKYTSKYGENVFVIIDQFFFYDLTLRLSKLYEGRTGKFETSIFNTEVSEEQIAATSAAAEKISPSVIVGIGGGKTLDTAKAVADDLKVPVIIIPTSASTDAPTSALSVIYKSDGEHSHARHYIKSPDIVLIDSKIIAEAPVRFLVSGMGDALATVFEAKANAASDSANYIAGESGSFRRTKTAMVIAQACYDYLMANGLKAKIAAEKHCVTEALETIIEVNTLMSGLGFENTGCAAAHSVCEGITTVPDAGKMLHGEQVAFGTVCQLVAENAPKELIDEVMGFCISVGLPITLEDVKVNPTEENVRIIAESSIKNSYWAAQPAPVTVESVMDIIFAADALGHYYYKQAV
- a CDS encoding phosphoglycerate dehydrogenase; the protein is MKILVTPTSLQPGKGSKALETLKAFSEDLIFNTTGKPLSEDELIPLLADCDGYIAGLDFVTENVLKSCTRLKVVSRYGAGYDRVDIAAAKSLNIPVTNTPGVNAEAVGELAFGLALSVARKIPYLHTNLCGGGWIRSTGIELKGKTIGIMGLGAIGKVVARCAKGFDMEVIAYDPYINAAYCEENGITSASFDEVIMQADVISLHLPLMASTHHMISASAIAKMRPTAILVNTSRGGLIDEDAAYDALKAGRLGGLALDAFEIEPPTESPLFSLYEVVATPHTGAHTAEAMENMAVLSVQNLIDVLESKPCPFIVNQ
- the eda gene encoding bifunctional 4-hydroxy-2-oxoglutarate aldolase/2-dehydro-3-deoxy-phosphogluconate aldolase; amino-acid sequence: MNFDHILKEVELMKIVPVVKLDKASDALPLAEALCAGGLPVAEITFRTDAAEESIRRITREFPDMLIGAGTVINHEQAERAIDAGARFIVSPGFSSKVTDYTLRENRLIFPGICTPTELMMALEYNLPVMKFFPAKQYGGLDTIHALAAPFPSVRFMPTGGINQNNILTFLASRKIIACGGSWMVNEALINSGDFQEITRLTAEAVALVQG
- a CDS encoding cupin domain-containing protein, giving the protein MNQFDWDQSFLVDFDKQTGRSKTASTTKRYLSNMKTVFADQEAAERILASEDPLIYEFYELGCPERAGDLLFGTTIIYPGKVGAEYFMTKGHFHTVLETAEVYYTLSGQGYMVMENPEGETREEPLTEGAALYVPRRFAHRTVNTGTEPLVLFFAFAADAGHDYGTIEEKGFHKMILDQGGKSIITDNPNW